In Hyphomicrobium denitrificans 1NES1, the genomic stretch AAGATATTCCGCTCGGCATCCGACAGCGACTGTCGCTGGCCGTTGCGGTCGTGCACGAGCCCGAGCTTCTGATTCTCGATGAACCCACGTCTGGGGTCGATCCGATCGCACGCGACGGCTTTTGGGAATTGCTCATCGAGCTCTCTCGCAAGAACGGTGTGACGATCTTCGTCTCCACGCATTTTATGAGCGAAGCGGCGCGCTGTGATCGTATATCCCTCATGGATGCTGGCCGCGTTTTGGCGACAGATACCCCGGATAACCTGATCAGGGCGCGCGATGCGACCAGTCTCGAAGAGGCGTTTATATCGTATACTGAGGAGGCGGTCGGCTCTCGGTCACGGCCGCCCGGTGACGAGACGCCATTCGACACAGCATACGAGACGGCGCGTTCGACAGAGACGGCGAACGCATCTTCGATTCTTTCTCTGCGTCGCATGCTCGCCTACACGATCCGGGAATCGCTCGAGCTGTCGCGTGATCCGATCCGCCTGAGCTTCGCACTGCTCGGGACTGCATTTTTAATGCTCATTTTCGGCTTCGGCATAACGACGGATGTCAACTCGCTATCCTTCGCGGCGCTCGACCGCGACAACAGCTTCGAAAGTCGCGCCTATCTGAGCGAGCTTCAAGGTTCCCCCTATTTCATCGAGCAGCCTCCGCTCGCAAATACTTCCGAACTGCAGAGTCGGCTGAAGAGTGGCAAGGTTTCGGCAACGATAGAAATTCCTCCCGGCTTCGGCCGCGACATCCGACGCGGGCGGCCAACGGAGGTTGGGGTTTGGATCGATGGCGCGATGCCCTTCAGGGCCGAAACCATTCACGGTTACTTACAGGGCGCGCACCGGCAGTTTCTATCCGATCCCGCCATTCGTGGCCATGTGGGCCTGTCAGGCACGACCACGGCTGCGAATATCGAGATTCGCTTTCGCTACAATCAGGACTTTGACAGCATCTACGCAATGGTACCCTCGACAATGGCCATGCAGCTCGCGCTGATTCCCGCAATTTTAATGGCACTCGCCATCGTGCGCGAGAAGGAGCTTGGCTCGATCACCAACCTCTATGTGACACCCGTGACGCGGCTTGAATTTCTACTCGGCAAGCAGGCTCCCTACATCGTCGTGGCGATGCTCAATTTTGTTATGCTGTTCCTGATGGCCACTTTCATTTTCAAGGTACCGCTCAAGGGAAGCTTTCTCACCCTGTTGGTCGGATCGCTCGTCTACGTCACGGCAACGACCGGCTATGGAATGATGATTTCCTCGTTCACGCGAACGCAGATCGCGGCGTTATTCGGCACGGCCATTCTGACGGTTCTGCCTGCGACGATGTTTTCCGGCATGATGACGCCCGTTTCATCGATCACAGGTTTCGGAGCGATCATGGGCCGAATGTTTCCGATGACCTACTTCGTTCCGATCAGCGTAGGGACCTTTACGAAGGGACTCGGATTCGCCGATCTCACGAGATACATCGGAGCGCTCGCGCTTTTCGTCCCGACCCTCACGGCTATCAGCCTGCTCCTTCTCCGCAAACAAGAGAAGTGACCGAACGTGCGCAAGCTCTCAAACATATTTTGGCTTGGTACAAAGGAGTTGCGCAGCTTCTTCCGCGATTGGGTCCTGCTCGGGCTCGTTATTTACTCCTTCTCGATTGCGGTTATAGCACAGGCGCAGAGTAACTCGCAGGAGCTGCACAATGCTTCGATCGCGATCGTCGATGAGGATCATTCGGAGCTCTCGCGACGTATCACAGGCGCTTTCCTGCCGCCTTATTTCAGATCACCACAGCACGTCGAGGAGCGGGACGTCGACCGGTTGATGAATACCGGTCAATATACGTTCGTCGTGGACATTCCTCCGCGTTTCGAAGCCGATGTTCTTGGCCGTCGCAATCCCGCGCTGCAAGCCAACGTGGATGCGACAGCCATGGTACAGGCCGGGATCGGCTCGAGCTACGCCGAGCAGATTATCGCGTCCGAGATCAATAAGTTTGTTTCCCGCACCGAGAACCTCCCGCCATCGCCGGTGACGCTCTCCGTTCGGATTGCTTTCAATCCCAACATCACGACTGCTTGGTTCACGTCCGTAATGGGCATCATCAATTCCGTCACCATGCTCGCCATCATTCTAGCTGGTGCGGCTGTCGTACGCGAGCGTGAGCACGGTACGATGGACCACCTTCTGGTTATGCCGCTGACACCATTCGAGATCGCGATGTCGAAGATTTGGGCCAACGCGCTCGTGATCGCTGCCGCAGTTGGGTTTTCTCTGACGTTCGTCGTACAACGCCTGCTTGACATTCCAATTGCCGGGTCCGTGCCGCTCTTCATGTGCGGCGTCATTATCTATCTTTTCTTTTCGACGGCGGTCGGAATTTTTCTGGCAACGATTGCTCGCACGATGCCGCAACTCGGCCTGCTCTACATTCTGACCGCCGTGCCTCTTAACATGCTATCGGGCGCCAATACGCCTCTCGAAAGCATGCCGCCGTTTCTACGCACGATCATGCAGGCGTCGCCGTCGACGCATTTTGTATCGTTCGCGCAGGCGATTCTCTATCGCGGTGCCGGCCTCGACGTAGTCTGGCCCAGGTTCGTTGCCGTGGCCGCAATCGGCGGGCTTTTCCTGTTCCTGGCGCTGCTTCGCTTCCGGAGCGTTACGTCCTCAGCAAGCTGAGGGAACGTTACCGCTCATGGTGCCGCGCAATGGCAATGCTGCTTTAACGATCTGGGTGTTAGCGCTTGCTGAACCGAACTCTTATTTACAATGTGTCGCTGACGTACGATGGGCGCCCATTTGTATTCAGGGGATGGAATATGCGTGCGATGATCTTAGAGAGGCCTGGTCATCCTTTGAAACTTGTCGAGCTGCCTGACCCGCAGCCCGGCTACGGAGAGGTACGCGTCAAGGTTACGGCATGTGGTGTTTGCCGGACTGATCTTCACGTCATAGATGGTGAGCTACCAGACGCACGCCTTCCCATCATTCCTGGCCATGAAATCGTCGGTAGAATAGACGCGGTCGGGGAGGGCGTGGATGGTTTCAATGTCGGCCAACGGGTTGGTATTCCCTGGCTGGCAAAAACTTGCGGCAAATGTTCGTTCTGCCTGCAGGGGCGCGAAAATCTGTGCGATGTGCCCGAGTTTACCGGCTACACTCGTAACGGTGGGTACGCTTCTCACGCTGTTGCAGACGCGCAGTTCGTCTTTGTCCTTCCCGATGAGGGAGACGATGTTGCGAGCGCACCGCTGCTTTGTGCGGGGCTGATCGGCTGGCGATCCTTGTGCATCGCTGGCAACGGGAAGCGCATCGGCCTCTATGGCTTCGGAGCGGCAGCCCATATCATCGCGCAAGTTGCACGATGGCAGAACAGAGTTGTGTTCGCATTTACGCGAAGTTCCGATACAGCAAGTCAGGATTTTGCGCGCAGGCTTGGTGCCTGTTGGGCCGGAAGCTCAGACGAGCAGCCGCCCGAGTTTCTTGATTGTGCAATAATCTATGCGCCTGTGGGCGCCCTTGTTCCCGCAGCGCTCAGAGCGGTGCGCAAGGGCGGTCGTGTCGTTTGCGCAGGAATCCATATGAGCGATATTCCAGGATTTCCATATGATCTTCTATGGGGGGAGCGGCAACTCGCGTCTGTCGCCAATCTGACAAGAGCCGACGGACTTGAGTTCTTCGAAGTCGCAAGAAAAGCGCGGATCGTTACTGAGACCGTGACCTATCCACTGGCACACGCGAACGAAGCACTTTCGGACCTGCGCGCAGGAAGGCTTCAGGGGGCTGCAGTGCTTGTTCCTTAAGTTGCAATCGACGCATAACAAAAGGCCGCACCAAAAGTGCGGCCTTCGTATTTATCGATTATAAGAATTCGCCCTCACGCTCCGAGATCGAGAGCCGTTCGACGTTGCCACTGACGGCGGAACGGCTCGGGATGTCAGGCGATCCGGATCGCGAAGATCTTGCGAATTCTCTCTTCGGTTTTCCAGGTGCCGACGAAACCGGCGTCGATCTGGAAGCTGTCGCCGGCCGAGAACTGCGCCGTCTTGCCGGTGCCGTCCTCCGTCAGCGTCACCTTGCCTTCGAACAGGTGGATCAGTTCGTCGGCCTTGTAGGTGACGTGGTAGGTCCCCGGCATCGCTTCCCAGAAGCCGGTGAGGAATTTTCCGTCGGCCGTCTTGTTCTCGATCCAGGTTTTCATGGACGGTGTGCCGGCGACCGGCTTCCAGCCGTCGAGGTCGGCGGTGATGGGTGTCGATTTGGGAGCGGTGTATTTTCCGAATGCGGTGATGGTCATCGTCTGATCCTCATTCTTTGATGCGTTTGTCTCTGCGATCGGGAGCGGAGGAGCGCTAGACGCGCCACTCCAGATCCGGGTTTTCATTCGGGTTATAGGCCGTGCCCCAGGCGCGCTGTTCGCGCTTGTAGGGCTTCTGGTGCTGCGGATCGGGGTCTTCGATCTCGCGCGCCAGGCGGTGGCCATCGAAGGTGGCATCCGCGATGATGCGCGGGGACTCGGCATCGCCAATGACGAAGACATTGCTGATGCCGTTTGCCGCCCATTCGTCCTTTCTGGCCTTCAGCTCACGATAGAGGCTGTCCTCGGACCGGCGTGACGTGACGAGGATCACCGTATCGCACTCATGCCATTCGTGGCTGGAGTTCTCGTTGCGCGGCAGCTGGCCTGCACCCTTGTAGGACCGCTTGTAGCCCTCGCCCCAGATGTTGAAGAGCTCGACACGGCCCTTCTCGACGCGGGAGCAGCCCATTTCGCCCAGAACCTTGATGCCGAGCTCGTGGATGAGACGCTGCATGTTCGCACCCTCGAGGGTGTACTCCATGTAGGCGCCGAGCCCGCCCACCGTGGCCACCGTCACGTCGTGGCCTGCGCGTGCGAACTTTTCCGCAAGACTCGGGGCCATGTAGTAGGGATCGTAGTTGATGATCATCACCCGTTTGCCGACGGCCTTTTTACCCTCGAACACCTGCTCGGGAGTCAGGACATGAGGCAGGCTCGCGTCCGCCCCGGGGATCGGCTCATGGGTGCGATGATTGACGCCCGTCGTGCTCCACTTGGCGCCCGTGGCGATGACGACGCGCGAGGCGCCATACTGCAGGACGTCATCCGCCGTCATCGGCTTCTGCTTGAGCGCGATCTGGCAATCGGGGTTCTTTTTGATGAGCTTTTCAAGCTGGGTCTGGCGATAGTCGCGATGGAAGCTCCACTCGCCCAAGCCCGGCAGCGTCGCCACGTCGTTGACGTAGCCGCCGGTCTTTTCGCGCGTGTCGACCAGGTGAACGGTATAGCCGCGCTCCATCAGGACGCGGGCGCATTCCGAACCCGCAGGACCGGCGCCGACGATCAGCACGTCGTGCTCGGACTTGGCGGGCTCGAACTTCTCCGGATGCCAGCCGCGGCGGTATTCCTCGCCCGCCGTTGCGTTCTGCGTGCAGATGAACGGCACGCCGCCCATTTCCCAACGCGAGATGCAGACGTTGCAGCCGATGCAGGTGCGGATGTCGTCGATGCGGCCCTCGTCGATCTTGCGCGGCAGCCACGGATCGGCGATCGACGGACGGGCGGCGCCGATGATGTCGATGATGCCCGCCTTGACGACCTGCAGCATCTTTTCGGGATCGTAGTAGCGGCCGACGCCGACGACGGGCTTGCTCGTTGCCTGCTTGATGTGGCGGATCCAGTCGTTCTCGTGCGCAATCGGATAAAAGCGCGAGGGGCCCGCGTCTTCGCCCCACTCGGCGATGTCGCCGATGTTGACGTCCCAGAGATCGAGATAGGGCGAGGCCAGCTCGATGAAGCGCAAGCCATCCTCGGTGAGCTCGACACCCTTGGTTCCGTACAGCGTGTCGGTCGCACAGCGCGTGACGAGCGCGACGTCGTCGTTGACGGCGCGGCGGATCTTCTCGAGCGTCTCGACCCAGAAGCGGGCGCGGTTCTCGAAGCTGCCGCCGTATTTGTCGGTGCGCCGGTTGTAATAAGGGTTGAGCCACTGCATCGGGCCATAGGCGTGCGCGCCGTAGACGTTCACCAGGTCGAAGCCGGTGTCGCGGGCACGCAGCGCCGCGTCGACGTACTGCTGCTGCAAGCGGTGCAACTCGTCCGTGTCGGCTTCGTGATTGTAGGTGAAGCCCGGGCAACCGGGAACGGTCGCGAACTCCGAGTTATACTGGCTGGGTCCGCGGGAGATCGTCCGCGATTCAATGCCGGGCGCGTGCGGGCCGCCGTAAAAGAGCTCGCAGCCGGCGAGCGATCCGTGGCTGTGCACGTGGTCGACCATGGCGCGCAGGTTGCGCATGTCGCCCTGGTCCCAGATGCGCGCCGTAATACGCAGCGTGTCGTCGCATTCCGGATGGATCGAGCATTGTTCCGTATTCACCGCACCCCAGCCGCCCTCGGCCTTGATGCCGCGATGCGCCATGTTCATGCCGGGTGAGTTCGTGCCCGCCCCGTTACAGTGCGGCACCTGGTAAAAGCGGTTGCGTATCGTCTTGGAGCCGAGCTTCAGGGGCGTGAAGAGGATATCGAAGCGTGGGTCTCTGGCCATTTCTTATGACTCCTTGGTTCTCCCGAGAACCAAGGATTGGCTATGGCGCGACGCCTTTCGTCTATTGCCACGACCGATTACTCCATAGGGGGTAGAATCGTGCTGCACGTGCGAAGCGTGGAACTTCCATGATGCGAATTGCGCATTCTTGCCTATCGAGCGCCAAGCGCAGTCAGACCGATTGCACTAGGAAGACACCGGATCATTTATGATCAGATCATGGAATCCTTCGAGCACCCCTCGGGCTTTGGCGCTGTCTCCCGCAATGACTGTGATGAAGCCTTCCAGCGCCAATAATTCTCCACTGGCGGAATAGACGCCTCGTCCCTGCTCCCAAATCCACTTCACGTGTCCGGATCGATCGATGATCCGGTAGACAAGCTGGAAGTTGCGTTTCAGCATTACCTGTTTATGCACATGGTTCCATGCGTAGTCGCGGTCGTCCGGAAACATGATCTGCTGGAAATACAAGTTGGGGTCGTTCACCAAGTGGTAGGGTTCATAGCCGGTGACTTCAAGGCAGCCATCACTCGCGAATTCGAAACTCCAGTTGCGATCGCTTTTGCAGCGATATACCATGCCCGGAATGCTGTTGAGCAGGGTGCTGAGAGAGCGCCGCACCGCGCGTAGCCGCGCTTCGATCTCCTTCTGATGGTTGATGTCCGTCAATGTTCCGATGACGCTACGTTCCGGGTCATTGACGCCTTTGACGCGCATCTCGAGCCAGCGCGATGTATGGTTGCGCGCGATCATGCGCATTTCCATTCGGCAGTTGTCGCGATTGCCGCGTAGCAAGCCGCTGATCTGCGCATCGACCAGAGGTCGGTCTTCCGGATGAACGAAGGTGCCGAAGGGCTGGTTCACGCTGTCCGCGATGGTGTAGTCCAGCAGGTGTTCCCAAGATGAGCTGAGGACGGAAATATTGCCGTTGGAATCGGTCTTGAAGACGATCTGCTCCATATGCTCGATAATTTGTCGGTAATCGACCGGCGCGGCGCTGTCCTTCGTCGGTGATTGGACGGAAGATCCGGCCGATGGGATCGAACGGTCGTGAGTGGTTGTCAGATCGGGCGAGGGAATTGCTTGAGGCGCGTCCTGTTTGACTTTAATCAATACAGACGTTGCCGGTTCCGGCTCATGATTGGCTAATTCGCTTTGCTCATCGCGCCGCACAATTGGGGAGAGCACAAGTACGATAACGCCAACGAGTATTGCGGCCGCCCCAAGGCCGAACAGGGCGAACGCTTGTGTGGTGCTGAAAATGAGCATCGTCATGACCACGACCAGTCGGATGATCACCGAGATAGCGCGCTCTATCGTACAACCTCGCCTCGGTGATTGCTGCAACCATTTTGCTTATATCTCTCGGATGCGCAAAGTATTACGGCGCTACCCGCTCTATTTCGGAACTGCTGCGTTCCTCACGAGCGCCGCGTTCGCAGCTCTTCTGATCTTCACGAGCTCCTTCTTCTTATCAAACTATAATGCCGCCGTACGCACCGCCGTTGGCAAACTCCATCTAGCCCAGCTTTCATGGGTCGGGCAGGCATCAGAAGATAAGGTGAGCCGAAGTACGGATGTGGTTGCGGAGCCGTCACCTGATCTAGCCATCTTCAACGATCAGATGATCCTGCGGAATTCGGGTGTCAGCCTCGACTCTCTGAAGGATGGCAATCAACTCAAGAGCAAAAGCGCATCCCGCGACGCACTCGCCTTGCTGCAGCAGGCTGAAAAGAACCTCGAGCGAAATCTGGAGGCGAAACGTGTTCAAGTCGCGCTTCTCCAAATTATAAGCTTTTGTTTCCTTCTCTTTTGCCTTGCACGCTTGAGCATCAACGCACGACGGGTTCTTATCGATGGCGTCGACCGGATCGTGGGATCGGTATCTGTCTGCGAGAGCCAATCGCAATCTTTTCCAGCGCGCGATGAAATAGCACGACTTGAGCAGAGCATCAGCGGAGTTCTTACGCAGATCGCCAATTCCAGCACGGTCGCCGAGTCCCGCGCCTCTCTGGTACGCATGGGGCGCATACAGGATTATTTATCCAACGCCATAGGCTTAATGTTGCGCCATTCCTTCGGCGATTGGATGTTGCGGAAGTTCCTCTACGCTTTGGAGCGCGCTCTCGATCTTGAGAATACGGCTATCTTATTTTCGGAGGATGCGTCTGCGTTACATTCCGGACGATGCCTTTTCTCGAACCGAGAGCCCGTTCCACTGACAAAGGAGTTCTACGCGGAGTTATCCGCAGCCGGAGCCGGGACGATCGTTGAAGCGCAGTCGGATATTCCAGACGCCCGCAGGGCTGGTATCGGATTTGTGGACGCAACAGGGGAGATGAGTGTGCTTCTGGTAGAGTTTCCAGGAGACAGATCGCTTGAAGCGCTGGAGACCAAGACGCTGCGGATAACGGCAAGCCTGCTTTCTATGGCTGCAAAACTTGACGGCCATGACCAGGAAGCTCGACGCATTGCCGTGCTGGAAGAGCGCGCGGCCATCGCGCGGGAGCTCCATGACTCGCTCGCGCAATCCTTATCCTTCATGAAGATTCAGCTCGCGCGCCTTCAATCCTATCAAAACAATACCAGCGTAGAGTCCAAGAAGCAGATGAAGACTATTACGAGCGATCTACGTCATGGCTTGGACAACGCCTACAGGGAACTGCGCGAGTTGCTTGCCACCTTCCGAGTTCATATGGACGTCCGAGGTCTCGATTTTGCAATCGAGTCTGCAATCGAGGAATTCAGCCAGAGGTCCGGGCTGCCGATTTCCTTGGACAACAGACTAGTTGGCGCGCCTCTCACGGTGAATGAGGAATTTCACGTTCTGCATGTCGTGCGCGAGGCGCTGAGCAACATTCTCCATCATGCACGTGCCAACAATGTTTGGATTACGATGGCGCTTCGGCGAAATGGAGCGGTGGCCGTAACCATAGATGATGATGGGGTCGGGTACCGTCCGGCGGAAATCAAGGAATCCTCCCACCACGGCCAAACGATCATGAAGGAGCGCGCTTTCAGTCTCGGCGGAACGATTGACATCGCTCCCAGGCGAAACGGCGGCACACGCGTGAAACTGACGTTCACGCCGAAGAAATTGCAATACCAATGAAATACTAGGTGTCGATCATGATCAAAGTTGTCCTCATTGACGATCATCCTTTGTTTCGCAAAGGCGTTCGGCAAATGATCTCGCAAGACCCGAGTTTCAAAGTTGTCGGAGAAGCCGCATCCGGTCAGCAAGGCTTGGAACTCGCGCAAGCATTAAACCCCGACATCGTGCTGATCGACATCAACATGAAGGGCATGAGCGGGATTGATACTCTCCGCCGTTTGAAGGCAACGGATCTCCAGGCGAGATATATCATTCTGACTGTGTCGAATTCTGAGGATGATCTGATTGAGGCCCTACGCGCGGGCGCCGATGGCTATCTGCTCAAGGATATGGAACCAGAAGACTTGTGCACAAACCTCCTCAAGGCGTGGAGTGGAGCTACTGTTCTGCAAGATACGCTGACAGAGGTCCTTAGAAGCGCGTTGCTCTCGCCGGTGGGCGTGGGAAGTACAGGAGAGGAAACGCTGACACCTCGGGAGCGCGAGATCCTTGAATGCTTGGCAGACGGACTGAACAACAAGACGATCGCGCGCAAACTTGGTATCAGCGACGCTACCGTAAAGGTTCATGTCAAAAATGTTCTACGTAAGCTGAACCTCGCGAGCCGGCTTGAGGCTGCAGTCTGGAAACATAAATCCAAGCAGCCTAACCGAAGTCCGAGCAAAATCGATCAGGGGCTTCATTGACTACAGCTCGCCGTCCGGTAGACGAAGAGGTACAACCGACTCCTGATGTTGCATCTGCGGCAATTAGGAGCCTCATTCAGGGTGTCATCGCGGCCAAAGGGCGAATGATCAGCGTCCTGTCACTCGACATGATAGCCGCGACCTCGGATGTTTTGGCAGCATAAGAAGGGTACACAACTCACAGGGAGAAGCAGGACGACGTTCCCCGTCCTTTCCCGGTACATTTTGCGTCAACGACGCAATATCCGCGCTCATCTCAATACGCACAAACTGAATCTTAGAAATTGATCAGACCGCCGACACTGACGAGGTCGAGCCCTTGGAGGTCTGTCAACGCTGTCGTACCCGAGACGTCCGCACCGTAGTGCTGAACCTTCAGATAGACCGTCATCGCTGCCGCGTCGATTTCCTGTGCTATGCCACCACCGTAGCGGGAGAACTTGCTTCCGGTAGCACCAAGCTGCAGCGCCGCGGGCCCAAGCTGATCATCGTATTCAGCGTAATCGCCATAGATCACTGTCGCGCCGAGCGAGTTCCATTTTTTGCGAATGCCT encodes the following:
- the rbbA gene encoding ribosome-associated ATPase/putative transporter RbbA; amino-acid sequence: MAGEALVARLENVTHTYASVFALDDLTVDIPSGRMVGLIGPDGVGKSTLLALVSGARQIQSGRVTVLGADMSKAVDRVAVCPRIAYMPQGLGKNLYPDLSVRENIEFFGRLFGQNRIKRDARISHLLESTELLSFADRPAQKLSGGMRQKLGLCCSLIHDPDLLILDEPTTGVDPLSRRQFWRLIQRMRSRRVGMSVIVATAYMEEAEQFDWLIAMNAGKILAMGTPADIKNETGAETIENAFIRLLPPGLRAGHRTLKIPPLIESVDGPVIVARGLTRRFGDFTAVDHVSFDIRRGEIFGFVGSNGCGKSTTMKMLTGLLPSTEGSATLFGHPINAGDMSLRARVGYMSQSFSLYSELTVRQNLDLHARLFHLPPNSMKSRIDYLVWRFGLSDYIDKLAEDIPLGIRQRLSLAVAVVHEPELLILDEPTSGVDPIARDGFWELLIELSRKNGVTIFVSTHFMSEAARCDRISLMDAGRVLATDTPDNLIRARDATSLEEAFISYTEEAVGSRSRPPGDETPFDTAYETARSTETANASSILSLRRMLAYTIRESLELSRDPIRLSFALLGTAFLMLIFGFGITTDVNSLSFAALDRDNSFESRAYLSELQGSPYFIEQPPLANTSELQSRLKSGKVSATIEIPPGFGRDIRRGRPTEVGVWIDGAMPFRAETIHGYLQGAHRQFLSDPAIRGHVGLSGTTTAANIEIRFRYNQDFDSIYAMVPSTMAMQLALIPAILMALAIVREKELGSITNLYVTPVTRLEFLLGKQAPYIVVAMLNFVMLFLMATFIFKVPLKGSFLTLLVGSLVYVTATTGYGMMISSFTRTQIAALFGTAILTVLPATMFSGMMTPVSSITGFGAIMGRMFPMTYFVPISVGTFTKGLGFADLTRYIGALALFVPTLTAISLLLLRKQEK
- a CDS encoding ABC transporter permease, whose amino-acid sequence is MRKLSNIFWLGTKELRSFFRDWVLLGLVIYSFSIAVIAQAQSNSQELHNASIAIVDEDHSELSRRITGAFLPPYFRSPQHVEERDVDRLMNTGQYTFVVDIPPRFEADVLGRRNPALQANVDATAMVQAGIGSSYAEQIIASEINKFVSRTENLPPSPVTLSVRIAFNPNITTAWFTSVMGIINSVTMLAIILAGAAVVREREHGTMDHLLVMPLTPFEIAMSKIWANALVIAAAVGFSLTFVVQRLLDIPIAGSVPLFMCGVIIYLFFSTAVGIFLATIARTMPQLGLLYILTAVPLNMLSGANTPLESMPPFLRTIMQASPSTHFVSFAQAILYRGAGLDVVWPRFVAVAAIGGLFLFLALLRFRSVTSSAS
- a CDS encoding zinc-dependent alcohol dehydrogenase family protein, with product MRAMILERPGHPLKLVELPDPQPGYGEVRVKVTACGVCRTDLHVIDGELPDARLPIIPGHEIVGRIDAVGEGVDGFNVGQRVGIPWLAKTCGKCSFCLQGRENLCDVPEFTGYTRNGGYASHAVADAQFVFVLPDEGDDVASAPLLCAGLIGWRSLCIAGNGKRIGLYGFGAAAHIIAQVARWQNRVVFAFTRSSDTASQDFARRLGACWAGSSDEQPPEFLDCAIIYAPVGALVPAALRAVRKGGRVVCAGIHMSDIPGFPYDLLWGERQLASVANLTRADGLEFFEVARKARIVTETVTYPLAHANEALSDLRAGRLQGAAVLVP
- a CDS encoding cupin domain-containing protein, which codes for MTITAFGKYTAPKSTPITADLDGWKPVAGTPSMKTWIENKTADGKFLTGFWEAMPGTYHVTYKADELIHLFEGKVTLTEDGTGKTAQFSAGDSFQIDAGFVGTWKTEERIRKIFAIRIA
- a CDS encoding FAD-dependent oxidoreductase, yielding MARDPRFDILFTPLKLGSKTIRNRFYQVPHCNGAGTNSPGMNMAHRGIKAEGGWGAVNTEQCSIHPECDDTLRITARIWDQGDMRNLRAMVDHVHSHGSLAGCELFYGGPHAPGIESRTISRGPSQYNSEFATVPGCPGFTYNHEADTDELHRLQQQYVDAALRARDTGFDLVNVYGAHAYGPMQWLNPYYNRRTDKYGGSFENRARFWVETLEKIRRAVNDDVALVTRCATDTLYGTKGVELTEDGLRFIELASPYLDLWDVNIGDIAEWGEDAGPSRFYPIAHENDWIRHIKQATSKPVVGVGRYYDPEKMLQVVKAGIIDIIGAARPSIADPWLPRKIDEGRIDDIRTCIGCNVCISRWEMGGVPFICTQNATAGEEYRRGWHPEKFEPAKSEHDVLIVGAGPAGSECARVLMERGYTVHLVDTREKTGGYVNDVATLPGLGEWSFHRDYRQTQLEKLIKKNPDCQIALKQKPMTADDVLQYGASRVVIATGAKWSTTGVNHRTHEPIPGADASLPHVLTPEQVFEGKKAVGKRVMIINYDPYYMAPSLAEKFARAGHDVTVATVGGLGAYMEYTLEGANMQRLIHELGIKVLGEMGCSRVEKGRVELFNIWGEGYKRSYKGAGQLPRNENSSHEWHECDTVILVTSRRSEDSLYRELKARKDEWAANGISNVFVIGDAESPRIIADATFDGHRLAREIEDPDPQHQKPYKREQRAWGTAYNPNENPDLEWRV
- a CDS encoding PAS domain-containing protein, with the translated sequence MTMLIFSTTQAFALFGLGAAAILVGVIVLVLSPIVRRDEQSELANHEPEPATSVLIKVKQDAPQAIPSPDLTTTHDRSIPSAGSSVQSPTKDSAAPVDYRQIIEHMEQIVFKTDSNGNISVLSSSWEHLLDYTIADSVNQPFGTFVHPEDRPLVDAQISGLLRGNRDNCRMEMRMIARNHTSRWLEMRVKGVNDPERSVIGTLTDINHQKEIEARLRAVRRSLSTLLNSIPGMVYRCKSDRNWSFEFASDGCLEVTGYEPYHLVNDPNLYFQQIMFPDDRDYAWNHVHKQVMLKRNFQLVYRIIDRSGHVKWIWEQGRGVYSASGELLALEGFITVIAGDSAKARGVLEGFHDLIINDPVSS
- a CDS encoding histidine kinase, translated to MTTTSRMITEIARSIVQPRLGDCCNHFAYISRMRKVLRRYPLYFGTAAFLTSAAFAALLIFTSSFFLSNYNAAVRTAVGKLHLAQLSWVGQASEDKVSRSTDVVAEPSPDLAIFNDQMILRNSGVSLDSLKDGNQLKSKSASRDALALLQQAEKNLERNLEAKRVQVALLQIISFCFLLFCLARLSINARRVLIDGVDRIVGSVSVCESQSQSFPARDEIARLEQSISGVLTQIANSSTVAESRASLVRMGRIQDYLSNAIGLMLRHSFGDWMLRKFLYALERALDLENTAILFSEDASALHSGRCLFSNREPVPLTKEFYAELSAAGAGTIVEAQSDIPDARRAGIGFVDATGEMSVLLVEFPGDRSLEALETKTLRITASLLSMAAKLDGHDQEARRIAVLEERAAIARELHDSLAQSLSFMKIQLARLQSYQNNTSVESKKQMKTITSDLRHGLDNAYRELRELLATFRVHMDVRGLDFAIESAIEEFSQRSGLPISLDNRLVGAPLTVNEEFHVLHVVREALSNILHHARANNVWITMALRRNGAVAVTIDDDGVGYRPAEIKESSHHGQTIMKERAFSLGGTIDIAPRRNGGTRVKLTFTPKKLQYQ
- the narL gene encoding two-component system response regulator NarL → MIKVVLIDDHPLFRKGVRQMISQDPSFKVVGEAASGQQGLELAQALNPDIVLIDINMKGMSGIDTLRRLKATDLQARYIILTVSNSEDDLIEALRAGADGYLLKDMEPEDLCTNLLKAWSGATVLQDTLTEVLRSALLSPVGVGSTGEETLTPREREILECLADGLNNKTIARKLGISDATVKVHVKNVLRKLNLASRLEAAVWKHKSKQPNRSPSKIDQGLH